Proteins from a single region of Thermococcus alcaliphilus:
- a CDS encoding UPF0147 family protein produces the protein MSEERIQQIIQVLKEQVVQDTIVPRNIRRAAEQAIEALMDTSKDPTVRAADAIAILEEISEDPNMPMHTRTIIWEVLGALEQIK, from the coding sequence ATGAGCGAGGAAAGGATCCAACAGATTATCCAAGTTCTGAAAGAGCAGGTTGTTCAAGATACAATCGTCCCAAGAAATATTAGGAGGGCTGCTGAACAAGCCATTGAAGCCCTAATGGATACCAGCAAAGATCCAACTGTGAGAGCCGCGGATGCTATCGCTATTCTTGAGGAGATTAGCGAGGATCCAAACATGCCAATGCACACGAGAACTATAATCTGGGAAGTATTGGGCGCTTTGGAGCAGATTAAATGA